The proteins below are encoded in one region of Mesoaciditoga lauensis cd-1655R = DSM 25116:
- a CDS encoding methylated-DNA--[protein]-cysteine S-methyltransferase, with protein sequence MDKEKSFIFKSPIGNILIVEKEGKISTISFIKKARVREKEHKTPSEVIKSALKQLDEYFHGKRTVFDIPILMNGTDFEKKVWKATQAIPFGNVKTYSDIAEIIGKPKAYRAVANALGKNDLVIVIPCHRVTAKGGLGGFSAGLWRKKWLLKHEGINF encoded by the coding sequence TTGGATAAGGAAAAAAGTTTCATCTTTAAAAGTCCTATTGGCAACATCTTGATAGTCGAAAAAGAAGGAAAAATATCTACAATAAGTTTCATAAAAAAAGCGCGTGTAAGAGAGAAAGAGCACAAAACGCCTTCTGAAGTTATCAAGAGCGCATTAAAGCAGTTGGACGAATATTTTCACGGAAAACGTACCGTATTCGATATCCCAATTTTAATGAATGGAACTGATTTTGAGAAAAAAGTCTGGAAGGCAACACAGGCTATTCCTTTTGGGAATGTAAAGACTTACTCAGACATTGCCGAAATTATAGGTAAACCAAAGGCATACAGAGCGGTGGCAAATGCGTTGGGGAAAAACGACCTTGTTATCGTCATACCCTGTCATAGGGTAACGGCAAAAGGCGGCTTGGGGGGATTCAGTGCAGGTTTATGGAGAAAAAAGTGGCTTTTGAAACACGAAGGAATCAACTTTTAA
- a CDS encoding Gfo/Idh/MocA family protein → MTKKVRLGLVGTGIAMRKLHYPALRKLSDLFDVVAVSSRHVENAEKFASEFDKELQVFNNYHHMIVSGLVDAIDIAVPPQYNFEIMQDALRNGVHVICEKPIAENVKAAKDLLRTSRAYDHIFMIAESQRYDPQLDQINDLIRIGKIGKPVMFDWNVIVNFSEDNEYVNTDWRKFPKHVGGFLSDGGVHHMAVLRAIFGEVVEVSGFVTKVNDHIGGEDTMVLNMLFENGVMGSYSVSYGLRAPAHKSLKIYGTRGKMRATPREIEIIKENNEIEKHEAPIVNLFEEEFKEFYRAIVEGEEVKLGAPESALKDLALIEAGIHSSRIGCMVRMDEFLG, encoded by the coding sequence ATGACAAAGAAAGTGCGCTTAGGCCTTGTCGGAACAGGTATAGCCATGAGAAAGCTTCACTATCCGGCATTGAGGAAGCTGTCTGATCTTTTCGACGTGGTTGCCGTGTCCAGCAGACACGTTGAAAATGCGGAGAAATTCGCATCTGAATTCGATAAAGAGCTTCAAGTTTTCAACAATTACCATCATATGATAGTGTCAGGTCTTGTGGATGCCATAGATATTGCCGTTCCACCTCAATACAATTTTGAAATAATGCAAGATGCATTAAGAAATGGTGTTCACGTTATTTGCGAAAAACCAATAGCTGAAAATGTGAAAGCAGCCAAAGATTTATTGCGCACTTCCAGAGCGTACGATCACATCTTCATGATCGCGGAAAGCCAAAGGTACGATCCTCAATTGGATCAGATCAACGATCTGATCAGAATTGGCAAGATAGGAAAGCCCGTTATGTTTGATTGGAATGTTATAGTGAATTTTTCCGAAGATAACGAATACGTCAACACAGATTGGAGGAAATTCCCTAAACACGTTGGAGGATTTTTATCTGATGGGGGAGTTCATCACATGGCCGTTCTGAGGGCTATCTTTGGGGAAGTTGTGGAAGTCTCCGGATTCGTGACAAAGGTGAACGATCATATTGGTGGAGAAGATACCATGGTACTCAACATGCTTTTTGAGAATGGCGTCATGGGAAGCTATTCGGTTAGCTACGGATTGCGTGCGCCTGCCCATAAAAGCTTGAAGATATATGGCACTCGTGGAAAGATGAGAGCCACTCCACGTGAAATCGAAATAATAAAAGAAAACAACGAAATAGAAAAACATGAAGCGCCAATTGTAAATCTATTTGAAGAGGAATTCAAGGAATTTTACAGGGCCATAGTGGAAGGAGAAGAAGTCAAACTCGGAGCACCAGAATCCGCTTTAAAAGATCTGGCACTTATAGAAGCCGGCATCCATTCTTCTCGGATTGGATGTATGGTAAGGATGGATGAGTTCCTTGGATAA
- a CDS encoding Mrp/NBP35 family ATP-binding protein encodes MKTLMVTSGKGGVGKSTVAVNLAMELSLNGNNVGLMDVDIHGPNDHVILGIEKPEIMTDGKHFQPIEVGTLKFMTIASAIDSDTPIIWRGPLKAKLIDQFLQDTMWGDLDYMILDFPPGSGDEPLEVLKVYDNKVDGAVIVTTPQKVALGDVEKIMNFLKKMKVPLIGIWENMSYYTCPHCGKKHYLFGKHTDELAKKMETAIIARIPLIPEVGEKFGAANLFLTRSQGDVRKEFESGVKKIVDFLSTED; translated from the coding sequence ATGAAAACTTTAATGGTTACGAGCGGAAAAGGTGGGGTTGGCAAGTCAACCGTTGCCGTTAACCTTGCTATGGAATTGTCTTTGAACGGTAACAACGTAGGTTTAATGGATGTGGATATTCACGGTCCAAATGATCACGTTATATTGGGAATTGAAAAACCTGAAATCATGACGGATGGTAAACATTTTCAACCTATAGAGGTTGGAACGCTAAAGTTCATGACGATAGCATCTGCCATAGATAGCGATACTCCCATAATATGGAGAGGACCGTTGAAGGCAAAACTTATCGATCAATTCCTGCAGGATACGATGTGGGGAGATCTTGATTACATGATTTTGGATTTCCCTCCTGGCAGTGGTGATGAGCCATTGGAAGTTTTGAAAGTTTACGACAACAAAGTGGATGGTGCCGTTATAGTCACAACTCCTCAAAAAGTAGCGCTGGGCGATGTGGAAAAGATCATGAACTTCCTTAAAAAGATGAAAGTTCCGTTGATAGGAATATGGGAGAATATGTCTTATTACACTTGTCCACATTGCGGAAAAAAGCATTATCTTTTTGGCAAGCACACGGACGAATTGGCGAAAAAAATGGAAACCGCTATAATAGCAAGGATCCCACTGATACCAGAAGTGGGCGAGAAGTTTGGAGCGGCTAATTTGTTTTTAACAAGGAGTCAGGGAGACGTAAGGAAAGAATTCGAAAGTGGAGTGAAAAAAATAGTTGATTTCTTATCCACAGAAGATTAA
- a CDS encoding HEAT repeat domain-containing protein, with protein MKENSRKVLNRIKRNLIERESEIISQGLNSVTPAVVVTTLNELRRLKDPFHMHDGVRLLDHSSDEVVIAALRYLERVEHPLENEKMKSLLTRSVKVKKEVAKAAGLCDYKSACEILRTLLQEPSSDVKIAALRACSNIGCDDAVEEIKEMSNSDDIDLKMAALETLIELGEEVEEEKLKKVIFDTSLPDKNRKMALKVFLKNSIAPFETIKKVIALDHLPLSSIALEFLGNMKCESVWEIMEEMLAKENLPAKVIPILKASLKNCAEENTKLEKFALNHLKHPSKKVKVLAFKILMQMDVPQASDIVGDFLNSSNADLRSVAIPFIYHYPTEENVETLKEILHNGDEKSVIEALKVIRRLKIRSDEIEKYMNKNYPLTVRKEALKALISLGTIEANELESIALSNDSLELRMIALDGLAKIDPDRLTELEVA; from the coding sequence ATGAAAGAAAATTCAAGAAAAGTTTTGAATAGGATAAAAAGAAATTTGATCGAAAGGGAGTCAGAAATAATTTCTCAAGGGTTGAATTCCGTTACGCCAGCGGTTGTGGTAACAACCCTAAATGAGTTGAGAAGGTTGAAGGATCCATTTCATATGCACGATGGCGTGCGTCTTCTAGATCACTCTTCAGATGAAGTCGTGATAGCCGCTTTGAGATATTTAGAAAGGGTTGAGCACCCTCTCGAAAACGAGAAGATGAAATCGCTGCTGACAAGAAGTGTCAAGGTAAAAAAAGAAGTTGCAAAAGCCGCTGGACTTTGCGATTACAAAAGCGCGTGTGAAATTTTAAGAACGCTTTTACAAGAACCTTCGTCAGACGTGAAAATTGCGGCATTGAGAGCATGTTCAAATATAGGGTGCGATGATGCAGTCGAAGAAATAAAAGAGATGTCCAACAGTGATGACATAGATCTGAAAATGGCGGCGCTCGAGACGCTTATCGAACTTGGCGAAGAAGTCGAAGAGGAAAAATTGAAGAAGGTTATTTTCGATACATCTTTGCCTGACAAAAACAGAAAAATGGCGTTGAAGGTTTTCTTGAAAAATTCCATAGCTCCTTTTGAAACGATAAAGAAAGTCATAGCCTTGGATCATCTACCGCTAAGCTCCATAGCGCTGGAGTTTTTAGGCAACATGAAATGCGAAAGTGTGTGGGAAATCATGGAAGAAATGTTGGCCAAAGAGAATCTTCCGGCAAAAGTTATCCCCATTTTGAAAGCGTCTTTGAAAAACTGTGCGGAAGAGAATACGAAGCTGGAAAAATTCGCTTTAAATCATCTGAAACATCCTTCAAAAAAAGTAAAAGTTCTGGCGTTTAAAATTCTTATGCAAATGGACGTTCCACAAGCGTCTGATATCGTCGGCGATTTCTTGAATTCTTCAAACGCGGATCTAAGAAGCGTTGCGATTCCCTTCATCTATCATTATCCAACCGAAGAAAACGTTGAAACTTTGAAGGAAATACTCCACAACGGAGATGAAAAATCCGTAATAGAGGCTCTAAAGGTGATAAGAAGGTTAAAAATACGCAGTGATGAAATAGAAAAGTACATGAACAAAAATTACCCTCTCACCGTAAGGAAGGAAGCGCTAAAAGCGTTGATCTCCTTGGGCACTATAGAGGCAAACGAATTAGAATCGATTGCGTTGTCAAACGATTCACTTGAACTAAGGATGATCGCTCTGGATGGATTGGCGAAGATCGATCCGGATAGATTGACAGAATTGGAGGTAGCATGA